The Streptomyces sp. NBC_01197 genome window below encodes:
- the proP gene encoding glycine betaine/L-proline transporter ProP — protein sequence MADTGHQPAADPAAVRRHRDLFRVIDRRKNPRLRRTDITVTDEAAIKRAVKAASLGNAMEWFDFGIYSYLAATIGRVFFPGGSSTVQLLASFATFAVAFLIRPVGGMVFGPMGDKIGRKKVLAMTMIMMAIGTFAIGVLPSYAAVGFWSPVLLIFFRLVQGFSTGGEYGGASTFIAEYAPDKRRGYFGSFLEFGTLAGYVGAAGLVTLMTTLVGSGGMDSWGWRVPFLVAGPLGMVGLYLRLRLDETPAFQRLTGENVGAGEAADAVETTAKGDLKAIFRDHWRALVLCICLVGAYNITDYMLLSYMPTYLSDELGYGDTHGLLILLGVMVALMLIINRVGKLNDRFGRKPLLMAGMLGFLVLSLPAFLLIRQGSVPAIIIGMAMLGLSLVCMLGTMSAALPALFPTQVRYGSLSVGYNLSTSLFGGTTPFVITALISLAGTNLMPAFYAMGAALVGVIAVLCMKETAQQPLEGSPPSVETKEEAAEMVEAQAPEPRF from the coding sequence ATGGCGGACACTGGCCACCAGCCCGCCGCCGACCCCGCGGCGGTCAGACGCCACCGCGATCTCTTCCGCGTCATCGACCGGCGGAAGAACCCGCGACTGCGCCGCACCGACATCACGGTGACGGACGAGGCAGCGATCAAGCGGGCGGTGAAGGCGGCCAGCCTGGGTAATGCCATGGAGTGGTTCGACTTCGGCATCTACAGCTACCTCGCGGCCACGATCGGCCGGGTCTTCTTCCCCGGGGGAAGCAGTACGGTCCAGCTGCTCGCGTCGTTCGCCACCTTCGCGGTCGCGTTCCTGATCCGGCCGGTCGGCGGCATGGTCTTCGGCCCGATGGGCGACAAGATCGGCCGCAAGAAGGTCCTCGCCATGACCATGATCATGATGGCGATCGGAACCTTTGCGATCGGGGTGCTTCCCTCGTACGCGGCGGTCGGCTTCTGGTCACCGGTCCTGCTGATCTTCTTCCGCCTGGTGCAGGGCTTCTCTACCGGCGGCGAGTACGGCGGCGCGTCGACCTTCATCGCGGAGTACGCACCGGACAAGCGCCGTGGGTACTTCGGCAGCTTCCTGGAGTTCGGCACGCTGGCCGGATATGTGGGCGCGGCCGGCCTGGTCACCCTGATGACCACGCTCGTCGGCTCCGGCGGGATGGACAGCTGGGGCTGGCGCGTCCCGTTCCTGGTCGCGGGCCCGCTGGGCATGGTCGGGCTCTATCTGCGGCTCAGACTGGACGAGACGCCCGCCTTCCAGCGGCTGACCGGCGAGAACGTGGGCGCCGGGGAGGCCGCCGACGCCGTCGAGACCACCGCCAAGGGCGACCTCAAGGCGATCTTCCGGGACCACTGGCGCGCCCTCGTCCTCTGCATCTGCCTGGTCGGCGCGTACAACATCACGGACTACATGCTGCTGTCGTACATGCCGACCTACCTCTCGGACGAGCTCGGCTACGGCGACACACACGGCCTGCTGATCCTGCTGGGCGTCATGGTCGCCCTGATGCTGATCATCAACCGGGTCGGCAAACTGAACGACCGCTTCGGCCGGAAACCGCTCCTGATGGCGGGGATGCTCGGCTTCCTGGTCCTGTCGCTCCCGGCCTTCCTGCTGATCCGCCAGGGCTCCGTCCCGGCGATCATCATCGGCATGGCGATGCTGGGCCTCTCGCTGGTGTGCATGCTGGGCACGATGTCGGCGGCGCTCCCGGCGCTGTTCCCGACGCAGGTCAGGTACGGGTCGCTGTCGGTGGGCTACAACCTCTCGACGTCCCTGTTCGGCGGCACGACGCCGTTCGTGATCACCGCACTGATCAGCCTGGCGGGCACGAACCTGATGCCCGCGTTCTACGCCATGGGGGCCGCGCTGGTGGGTGTGATCGCGGTGCTCTGCATGAAGGAAACCGCCCAGCAGCCCCTGGAGGGCTCGCCTCCCTCGGTGGAGACGAAGGAGGAGGCGGCGGAGATGGTCGAGGCCCAGGCCCCGGAACCCCGCTTCTGA
- the bcp gene encoding thioredoxin-dependent thiol peroxidase, translated as MSERLQPGDTAPDFTLPDADGNEISLAAHRGRKVIVYFYPAALTPGCTKQACDFTDNLEFLAGAGYDVIGISPDKPEKLAKFREQESLKVTLVGDPSKETLAAYGAFGEKKLYGKTVTGVIRSTLVVDENGKVAHAFYNVKATGHVAKIIKDLGI; from the coding sequence ATGAGCGAGCGACTGCAGCCCGGCGACACCGCCCCCGACTTCACCCTGCCCGACGCGGACGGCAACGAGATCTCACTCGCCGCGCACCGGGGCCGCAAAGTCATCGTGTACTTCTACCCGGCGGCGCTCACCCCTGGATGCACCAAGCAGGCCTGCGACTTCACGGACAATCTGGAATTTCTGGCCGGTGCCGGGTACGACGTCATCGGGATCTCACCGGACAAGCCGGAGAAGCTCGCGAAATTCCGCGAGCAGGAATCCCTCAAGGTCACACTGGTCGGCGACCCGTCCAAGGAGACCCTCGCCGCGTACGGCGCATTCGGAGAGAAGAAGCTCTACGGCAAAACGGTGACCGGGGTCATCCGGTCGACGCTCGTCGTCGACGAGAACGGCAAGGTCGCACACGCTTTCTACAACGTCAAGGCCACCGGCCACGTAGCCAAAATCATCAAGGATCTCGGCATCTGA
- a CDS encoding DUF3618 domain-containing protein, whose product MSDATDARTPAQIEADIETRRADLADTLDEIGVRLHPSTIIGDARAKVTSAVDQTAGRAFVALNRAANGVRAQFVTADGAPRLERVIPVALLTVGVVGLCVTAKRRRSC is encoded by the coding sequence GTGTCGGATGCCACGGATGCCAGGACCCCGGCGCAGATCGAGGCGGACATCGAGACCCGGCGTGCGGATCTCGCGGACACGCTGGACGAGATCGGTGTGCGGCTGCACCCCAGCACGATCATCGGAGACGCCAGGGCCAAGGTCACATCGGCCGTCGACCAGACCGCGGGGCGCGCGTTCGTCGCGCTGAACCGGGCGGCGAACGGTGTGCGGGCGCAGTTCGTGACGGCGGACGGCGCACCGCGGCTGGAACGCGTGATCCCGGTGGCGCTCCTCACGGTGGGTGTGGTGGGTCTCTGCGTAACGGCGAAGCGGCGGCGGAGCTGCTGA
- a CDS encoding GroES family chaperonin: protein MSENTHDDKLPIRMLHDRVLVKSDSPEGERRSGGGILIPATAAVGKRLAWAEVVAVGQNVRTVVPGDRVLYDPEDRAEVEVRGVAYVLMRERDLHAVASERVSDDSTGLYL from the coding sequence GTGAGCGAGAACACCCACGACGACAAGCTGCCCATCCGGATGCTGCACGACCGCGTGCTGGTCAAGTCCGACAGCCCGGAGGGCGAGCGGCGCTCCGGCGGCGGCATCCTGATCCCGGCCACCGCCGCTGTAGGCAAGCGGCTGGCCTGGGCCGAGGTGGTGGCCGTCGGGCAGAACGTGCGGACCGTGGTGCCGGGGGACCGGGTGCTGTACGACCCGGAGGACCGGGCCGAGGTGGAGGTCCGGGGGGTGGCGTACGTCCTGATGCGGGAGCGCGATCTGCACGCGGTGGCTTCGGAGCGGGTGTCCGACGATTCCACCGGGCTGTATCTGTAG
- a CDS encoding DMT family transporter, whose translation MAWILLVVAGLLEVAWSIGMKYTEGFTRLWPSLFTGVGIVASMLLLSQAAKTLPIGTAYGVWVGIGAAGAAVLGMVVLGEPATAARIFFVCLLLVAVVGLKATSGH comes from the coding sequence ATGGCCTGGATTCTGCTCGTCGTCGCCGGTCTGCTCGAAGTGGCCTGGTCGATCGGGATGAAGTACACCGAAGGTTTTACGAGGCTGTGGCCCAGCCTCTTCACCGGCGTGGGCATTGTCGCGTCCATGCTGCTGCTGTCGCAGGCGGCCAAGACCCTGCCGATCGGTACGGCGTACGGCGTCTGGGTGGGCATCGGCGCGGCAGGTGCGGCGGTGCTGGGCATGGTCGTGCTGGGGGAGCCGGCCACCGCCGCCCGGATCTTCTTCGTCTGCCTGCTGCTGGTCGCGGTCGTCGGCCTGAAGGCGACGTCCGGGCATTAG
- a CDS encoding GDSL-type esterase/lipase family protein, translated as MNSQHNEAHSDAARINTPISTLVTTPITADLIRGALDLERTEHGLLPHRLPARARAQYSDGQLAMAEAQPSGVRLVIRTRAATVELDTLRTKMAYQGAPPRPDGLYDLLVDGRLTDRASVTGGNVRLVDLVTGAAETHPGPAGTVRFTGLPTGLKDIEIWLPYNEVTELVALRTDAPVGPVPAGGRKVWLHHGSSISHGSNAESSTTTWPALAASLGDAELINIGLGGSALLDPFTARALRDTPADLISVKIGINIVNADLMRLRAFTPAVHGFLDTIREGHPTTPLLVVSPIHCPIHEDTPGPSAPDFSNGTLGFRATGDPAERAAGKLTLTIIRAELSRIVEQRAADDPHLHYLDGNELYGEADSAELPLPDQLHPDAAAHRRIGERFAELAFGTDGPFTARRT; from the coding sequence ATGAACTCCCAGCACAACGAAGCGCACAGCGACGCCGCACGGATCAACACGCCCATCAGCACGCTCGTCACCACGCCGATCACCGCGGACCTGATACGAGGCGCCCTCGACCTGGAACGTACCGAGCACGGCCTCCTGCCGCACCGGCTGCCCGCCCGGGCCCGAGCCCAGTACTCCGACGGGCAACTGGCCATGGCGGAGGCCCAGCCGTCGGGTGTGCGGCTGGTCATCCGTACCCGGGCCGCCACCGTCGAACTGGACACGCTCCGCACCAAGATGGCCTACCAGGGCGCCCCGCCCCGCCCCGACGGGCTGTACGACCTGCTCGTCGACGGCCGCCTGACCGACCGGGCGAGCGTGACGGGCGGCAACGTACGGCTGGTCGACCTGGTCACCGGTGCCGCGGAGACCCACCCCGGGCCGGCCGGCACCGTCCGGTTCACCGGTCTGCCGACCGGGCTCAAGGACATCGAGATCTGGCTGCCGTACAACGAGGTCACCGAACTTGTCGCGCTGCGCACCGATGCCCCCGTCGGGCCCGTACCGGCCGGCGGCCGCAAGGTGTGGCTGCACCACGGCAGTTCGATCAGCCACGGCTCCAACGCCGAGAGCTCCACCACGACATGGCCCGCGCTGGCCGCCTCACTCGGCGACGCGGAGCTCATCAACATCGGGCTCGGCGGCAGCGCCCTGCTCGACCCGTTCACGGCCCGCGCCCTGCGGGACACCCCGGCGGACCTCATCAGCGTCAAGATCGGGATCAACATCGTCAACGCCGACCTGATGCGGCTGCGCGCCTTCACCCCCGCCGTGCACGGCTTCCTCGACACGATCCGCGAGGGACACCCGACCACACCGCTGCTGGTCGTCTCACCGATCCACTGCCCCATCCACGAGGACACCCCGGGGCCCTCCGCCCCCGACTTCAGCAACGGGACGCTGGGCTTCCGGGCCACCGGCGACCCGGCGGAGCGCGCCGCCGGAAAGCTGACGCTCACCATCATCCGTGCGGAGCTCTCCCGCATCGTGGAGCAGCGGGCCGCCGACGACCCCCATCTGCACTACCTGGACGGCAACGAGCTGTACGGCGAGGCGGACTCCGCCGAACTGCCGCTGCCCGACCAGCTCCACCCCGACGCCGCGGCCCACCGTCGCATCGGCGAACGCTTCGCCGAGCTGGCCTTCGGAACGGACGGACCGTTCACGGCCCGCCGCACCTGA
- a CDS encoding transglycosylase domain-containing protein, which translates to MSDEQPQHGRRSEHGGAGASANAWASANAGASASPGKAAKKRKRPKRKGWRRLIPTWRMVLGTVLVILVLVIGGLIAGYNLVDIPTANTAATAQSNVYLYSDGTELARDGQVNRESVQLSQIPIGVQHATLSAEDRNFYSESAVDPEAMVRAAWNTVTGKGTQGGSTITQQYVKNYYLGQEQTISRKVKEFFISIKLDREESKNDILAGYLNTSYFGRNAYGIQAAAQAYYGKNIQDIDIAQGAYLASLLNAPSAYDVVVHPANTGRAEARWNYVLDGMVKKKWLTPGARAAEKFPVPGKVRPSSGLSGQRGYIVQAVKDDLTSNKVIDEDTLATGGYRITTTLQRSKQKALATAVNDQVNSKLSKSRSADRNVRVGGASVEPDSGKVVAMYGGVDYTKQYVNNATRRDYQVGSTFKPYVFASAVENDSTTQDGRRITPSTIYDGTNHRTVQGPNGSTGYAPGNEDDVSYGHITVATATDKSVNAVYAQMAEDVGPSKVEQTAVDLGIPKNTPDLNPYPSIALGPSTASVLDMSEAYATLAGHGRHGRYTIVEKATKNGKKLSLPKKHTVQGISRQAADTTTSILKSVVANGTGTAAKSAGRPAAGKTGTAENDKAAWFAGYTPDLSTVISVMGQDPATGVQKPLYGALGLPRVNGGGAPAQIWGQYTGAALAGTPRTPFRLDLQSGAHQETLPTPAKSSASPSASASSSSPSEAPTGPSSAPPSTTPTSSSPEPSETPSSESPGVIGGLTDGGTDTGGGTDGGPGGGTTGG; encoded by the coding sequence GTGAGCGACGAGCAGCCACAGCACGGCCGGCGCAGCGAGCACGGCGGCGCCGGCGCTTCCGCGAACGCCTGGGCCTCCGCAAACGCAGGTGCCTCCGCGAGCCCCGGGAAAGCGGCCAAGAAGCGCAAGCGCCCCAAGCGCAAGGGCTGGCGCCGGCTGATCCCCACCTGGCGGATGGTCCTGGGCACCGTTCTGGTGATCCTCGTGCTGGTCATCGGAGGGCTCATCGCCGGCTACAACCTCGTCGACATCCCCACCGCCAACACCGCGGCCACCGCGCAGAGCAACGTCTACCTCTACTCCGACGGCACCGAACTGGCCCGCGACGGCCAGGTCAACCGCGAGAGCGTGCAGCTCTCCCAGATCCCCATCGGCGTCCAGCACGCCACGCTCTCCGCCGAGGACCGCAACTTCTACTCCGAGAGCGCCGTCGACCCCGAGGCCATGGTCCGCGCCGCATGGAACACCGTGACCGGCAAGGGCACCCAGGGCGGCTCGACCATCACCCAGCAGTACGTCAAGAACTACTACCTCGGCCAGGAACAGACCATCAGCCGCAAGGTCAAGGAGTTCTTCATCTCGATCAAGCTCGACCGCGAGGAGAGCAAGAACGACATCCTCGCGGGCTACCTGAACACCAGTTACTTCGGACGCAACGCCTACGGCATCCAGGCCGCCGCCCAGGCGTACTACGGCAAGAACATCCAGGACATCGACATCGCCCAGGGCGCCTACCTCGCGTCCCTGCTCAACGCCCCCAGCGCGTACGACGTCGTGGTGCACCCCGCCAACACGGGCCGGGCCGAGGCCCGCTGGAACTACGTGCTCGACGGCATGGTCAAGAAGAAGTGGCTCACCCCCGGGGCGCGCGCCGCGGAGAAGTTCCCGGTGCCCGGAAAGGTCAGGCCCTCGTCCGGCCTCTCCGGTCAGCGCGGGTACATCGTCCAGGCCGTCAAGGACGACCTCACCAGCAACAAGGTCATCGACGAGGACACGCTCGCCACCGGCGGCTACCGCATCACCACCACACTCCAGCGCAGCAAGCAGAAGGCGCTCGCCACCGCGGTGAACGACCAGGTGAACAGCAAGCTCAGCAAGAGCCGCAGCGCCGACCGCAACGTCCGCGTCGGCGGCGCGTCCGTGGAACCCGACTCGGGCAAGGTCGTCGCGATGTACGGCGGCGTCGACTACACGAAGCAGTACGTCAACAACGCCACCCGCCGGGACTACCAGGTCGGTTCGACCTTCAAACCGTACGTATTCGCCTCGGCCGTGGAGAACGACTCGACCACCCAGGACGGGCGGAGGATCACCCCGAGCACCATCTACGACGGCACCAACCACCGCACGGTGCAGGGCCCGAACGGATCGACCGGCTACGCGCCCGGCAACGAGGACGACGTGTCGTACGGCCACATCACCGTCGCCACCGCCACCGACAAGTCCGTCAACGCGGTGTACGCGCAGATGGCCGAGGACGTCGGCCCGTCCAAGGTCGAGCAGACCGCAGTCGACCTCGGCATCCCGAAGAACACCCCCGACCTCAACCCGTACCCCTCCATCGCACTCGGCCCCTCCACCGCCAGCGTGCTGGACATGAGCGAGGCGTACGCGACACTCGCGGGCCACGGCAGGCACGGGAGGTACACCATCGTCGAGAAGGCCACCAAGAACGGCAAGAAGCTCTCCCTGCCGAAGAAGCACACCGTCCAGGGCATCAGCCGCCAGGCCGCGGACACCACCACGTCGATCCTGAAGAGCGTCGTCGCGAACGGCACCGGCACCGCGGCCAAGTCCGCCGGACGGCCCGCGGCCGGCAAGACCGGCACCGCCGAGAACGACAAGGCCGCCTGGTTCGCCGGATACACGCCCGACCTGTCGACCGTCATCTCCGTGATGGGCCAGGACCCGGCCACCGGCGTGCAGAAGCCGCTGTACGGGGCGCTCGGCCTGCCCCGCGTCAACGGCGGCGGCGCCCCCGCGCAGATCTGGGGCCAGTACACGGGGGCCGCGCTCGCCGGCACCCCGCGCACACCCTTCCGCCTCGACCTCCAGTCCGGTGCGCACCAGGAAACGCTGCCCACTCCGGCCAAGAGCTCCGCCTCCCCGTCGGCATCGGCCTCGTCCTCCTCGCCGAGCGAGGCACCGACCGGACCGTCGTCCGCGCCGCCCAGCACCACACCCACCTCATCGTCCCCGGAGCCGTCGGAGACTCCCAGCAGCGAGAGCCCCGGCGTGATCGGCGGGCTGACAGACGGCGGCACGGACACGGGCGGAGGCACGGACGGCGGCCCGGGGGGCGGAACCACGGGCGGCTGA
- a CDS encoding ABC transporter permease encodes MRLYAVVAAGGFRRFATYRVATAAGVFTNTVFGFIMAYTYIALWDERPHLGGYDQPQALTYVWLGQAMLTTMALMGGGLEDELIERIRTGDIAIDLYRPADLQLWWMASDLGRAGFQLIGRGVAPMALGALAFHLALPTDPFVWLAFLVALLFGVIVSFAIRYLVALSAFWLMDGAGVTQIAGIAGMFFSGMLLPLNLFPGALGELARVLPWSVLLQVPADIILGRRTGWDLAAAYAFQLGWAVVLLGAGRLLQSAATRRVVVQGG; translated from the coding sequence ATGCGGCTGTACGCGGTCGTGGCCGCAGGGGGGTTCCGGCGCTTCGCGACCTACCGGGTGGCGACGGCGGCCGGGGTGTTCACCAACACCGTCTTCGGCTTCATCATGGCGTACACGTACATCGCGCTCTGGGACGAACGCCCGCACCTGGGCGGCTACGACCAGCCGCAGGCCCTCACCTATGTGTGGCTCGGCCAGGCGATGCTGACGACGATGGCGCTGATGGGCGGCGGCCTGGAGGACGAACTCATCGAGCGTATCCGCACGGGCGACATCGCGATCGACCTCTACCGCCCCGCGGATCTGCAACTGTGGTGGATGGCGAGTGACTTGGGGCGGGCCGGGTTCCAGCTGATCGGACGCGGGGTGGCGCCCATGGCGCTGGGGGCGCTCGCGTTCCACCTGGCGCTGCCGACCGACCCTTTCGTGTGGCTCGCGTTCCTGGTCGCGCTGCTCTTCGGGGTGATTGTCAGCTTCGCGATCCGGTATCTCGTGGCGCTCTCCGCGTTCTGGCTGATGGACGGGGCGGGCGTCACGCAGATCGCGGGGATCGCCGGAATGTTCTTCTCCGGAATGCTGCTGCCGCTGAACCTCTTCCCCGGGGCGCTGGGCGAGCTGGCCCGGGTGCTGCCCTGGTCGGTGCTGCTTCAGGTGCCGGCCGACATCATCCTGGGCCGGCGGACCGGCTGGGACCTGGCGGCGGCGTACGCCTTCCAGCTCGGCTGGGCCGTGGTGCTGCTCGGCGCCGGGCGGCTGCTGCAGTCCGCCGCGACGCGGAGGGTGGTGGTGCAGGGTGGTTGA
- a CDS encoding ABC transporter permease: MVEGLRAYWLIAGMWIRSTMAYRTSFVMTALGNFAVTGLDFAAILLMFSHVNRLGGYSLGEIAFLYGTASTAFGLSDMVMGSMDRLGRRVRDGTLDTLLVRPVPVIAQIAADRFALRRLGRITQGLLVLGYALAVVDVHWTPLKVLMVPMMVISGAVFFAAVFVAGAAFQFWAQDASEVQNSFTYGGVTLLQYPPTVFAKDLLRGVTFVIPLAFVNWLPALYVLGRPYPLDLPEWLAFLPPLVAGVCCALAGAAWRVGLRSYRSTGS; encoded by the coding sequence GTGGTTGAGGGGCTGCGCGCGTACTGGCTGATCGCCGGGATGTGGATCCGCTCGACGATGGCGTACCGGACGTCGTTCGTGATGACGGCCCTCGGCAACTTCGCCGTGACCGGGCTCGACTTCGCCGCGATCCTGCTGATGTTCTCGCACGTCAACCGGCTCGGCGGCTACTCGCTGGGCGAGATCGCCTTTCTGTACGGGACCGCTTCGACGGCCTTCGGCCTCTCCGACATGGTGATGGGCTCGATGGACCGGCTGGGCCGCCGGGTGCGCGACGGAACGCTGGACACGCTCCTTGTGCGCCCCGTCCCGGTCATCGCCCAGATCGCCGCGGACCGCTTCGCCCTGCGCAGACTGGGCCGGATCACCCAGGGCCTGCTGGTCCTCGGGTACGCGCTGGCGGTCGTCGATGTCCACTGGACGCCGCTGAAGGTCCTGATGGTGCCGATGATGGTGATCAGCGGTGCGGTGTTCTTCGCCGCGGTGTTCGTGGCGGGGGCGGCGTTCCAGTTCTGGGCGCAGGACGCCTCGGAGGTGCAGAACTCCTTCACGTACGGAGGGGTGACGCTGCTTCAGTATCCGCCGACGGTCTTCGCGAAGGACCTGCTGCGCGGGGTGACCTTCGTGATCCCGCTGGCCTTCGTGAACTGGCTGCCCGCGCTGTATGTGCTGGGGCGGCCGTACCCGCTGGACCTGCCGGAGTGGCTGGCGTTCCTCCCGCCGCTGGTGGCGGGGGTGTGCTGCGCCCTGGCGGGGGCGGCCTGGCGGGTGGGGCTGAGGTCGTACCGGAGTACGGGGAGCTGA
- a CDS encoding ABC transporter ATP-binding protein — translation MTGTATDFIELEALEKVFDVRRKSGFLRRERHQVRAVDGISFRVPRGEMVGYIGPNGAGKSTTIKMLTGILTPSAGRIRVAGLDPSRERTKLAQRIGVVFGQRTTLWWDLPLRDSYRLAHRMYRIPDDRFRENMDRCVELLDLAELLEVPVRQLSLGQRMRGDIAAALLHDPEVLYLDEPTIGLDVISKAKVRGFLRDLNAELGTTVLLTTHDLTDIEQLCKRVMVIDHGRLMYDGALAGLHEVGESERTLVVDLERELPPIDIPSARNVRVEGPRQWLAFPASASAAPLVAAVAAEYPLVDLAVREPDIEAVIAKMYADRDFR, via the coding sequence GTGACCGGTACGGCCACCGACTTCATCGAACTCGAAGCCCTGGAAAAGGTCTTCGACGTACGCCGCAAGTCCGGCTTCCTGCGCCGGGAGAGACACCAGGTGCGCGCCGTCGACGGCATCAGCTTCCGGGTCCCCCGGGGCGAGATGGTCGGCTACATCGGTCCGAACGGCGCGGGCAAGTCCACCACCATCAAGATGCTCACCGGCATCCTCACCCCCAGCGCCGGCCGTATCCGCGTCGCGGGCCTCGACCCCTCCCGCGAGCGGACGAAGCTCGCGCAGCGCATCGGCGTGGTCTTCGGCCAGCGAACCACCCTCTGGTGGGACCTGCCGCTGCGTGACTCGTACCGGCTGGCCCACCGGATGTACCGCATCCCCGACGACCGGTTCCGCGAGAACATGGACCGCTGTGTCGAACTGCTCGACCTCGCGGAGCTGTTGGAGGTCCCGGTACGCCAGCTCTCGCTCGGCCAGCGGATGCGCGGCGACATCGCGGCGGCCCTGCTGCACGATCCGGAGGTCCTCTACCTGGACGAGCCGACCATCGGCCTCGACGTCATCTCCAAGGCCAAGGTCCGCGGCTTTCTGCGGGACCTGAACGCCGAGCTCGGCACCACCGTCCTGCTCACCACACATGACCTGACCGACATCGAGCAGCTCTGCAAGCGGGTGATGGTGATCGACCACGGCCGGCTGATGTACGACGGCGCGCTGGCGGGGCTGCACGAGGTGGGCGAGAGCGAACGGACCCTGGTGGTGGATCTGGAGCGGGAGCTGCCGCCGATCGACATCCCGTCGGCACGCAATGTCCGGGTGGAGGGGCCCCGGCAGTGGCTGGCGTTCCCGGCGTCGGCGTCCGCCGCCCCGCTCGTCGCGGCCGTCGCCGCCGAGTACCCACTGGTCGACCTCGCGGTACGGGAGCCGGACATCGAGGCCGTCATCGCGAAGATGTACGCGGACCGGGACTTCCGGTAG
- a CDS encoding SGNH/GDSL hydrolase family protein, which translates to MTRRRGYALLATLAAVVTLVSVGIFAMVKSPATTVSAGAPSRVSSGVPASGNWTGTWSAAPVGPEPGTPNGLPGSTIRNVVHTSIGGSLARITLSNLFGTQPLTVTEASVSADGSIQAVTFDGRHYVTIPAGGQTISDAARIPIPSNGDVTVSFTTPTPSGPVTYHPHARQVSYASLGGHTVETPYWRYLTAVDVLTHEARGSVVVFGDSITDGITSTADTNQRWTDVLGARLDGHYGVLNEGISGNRVLRAGKGQSGLDRFDRDVLARSGVKSVVIELGVNDILRLPHNLSAAQITDGLRKLAQEARARGLHVVGATLMPFGGHIGVTPQLEAVRQQVNATIRAGGVFDSVVDFDKAMRDPYAPGRLRPGYDSGDHLHPSDAGYRRMAMTLDLDALSKSAPASA; encoded by the coding sequence ATGACCAGGCGCCGTGGTTACGCCCTGCTCGCCACGCTGGCGGCAGTGGTGACGCTCGTTTCCGTTGGCATCTTCGCCATGGTGAAATCGCCGGCCACCACGGTCTCCGCCGGGGCCCCCTCGCGGGTCTCGTCGGGGGTGCCCGCGTCCGGCAACTGGACGGGCACCTGGTCGGCGGCGCCCGTAGGGCCCGAACCCGGTACGCCGAACGGCCTCCCCGGGAGCACCATCCGTAACGTCGTACACACCAGCATCGGCGGCTCGCTGGCCCGGATCACCCTCTCCAACCTCTTCGGCACCCAGCCGCTGACGGTCACCGAGGCGTCCGTATCGGCGGACGGCTCGATCCAGGCGGTGACGTTCGACGGGCGCCACTACGTCACGATCCCGGCCGGCGGGCAGACCATCAGCGACGCCGCCCGCATCCCGATCCCCAGCAACGGCGATGTGACGGTCTCCTTCACCACCCCGACGCCGAGCGGCCCGGTCACGTACCACCCGCACGCCCGGCAGGTCTCGTACGCCAGCCTCGGCGGCCACACCGTCGAGACGCCCTACTGGCGCTACCTCACCGCCGTGGACGTCCTCACCCATGAGGCCCGCGGCTCGGTCGTGGTCTTCGGCGACTCGATCACCGACGGCATCACCTCCACCGCGGACACCAACCAGCGCTGGACGGACGTACTCGGCGCCCGGCTCGATGGCCACTACGGCGTACTGAACGAAGGCATCAGCGGCAACCGCGTCCTGCGCGCGGGCAAGGGGCAGAGCGGCCTCGACCGCTTCGACCGGGATGTGCTGGCACGCTCCGGTGTGAAGTCGGTCGTCATCGAACTCGGCGTCAACGACATCCTGCGGCTGCCGCACAACCTGAGCGCGGCGCAGATCACCGACGGGCTGCGCAAGCTGGCCCAGGAGGCGCGGGCGCGGGGGCTGCACGTGGTCGGGGCGACGCTGATGCCGTTCGGCGGCCACATCGGGGTGACTCCGCAGTTGGAGGCCGTACGCCAACAGGTCAACGCGACCATCAGGGCGGGCGGTGTCTTCGACTCGGTGGTCGACTTCGACAAGGCCATGCGCGACCCGTACGCCCCGGGCAGGCTCCGGCCCGGGTACGACTCCGGCGACCACCTGCACCCGAGCGACGCCGGTTACCGCCGGATGGCGATGACCCTGGACCTGGACGCCCTGAGCAAGTCCGCCCCGGCCAGCGCCTGA